A DNA window from Zingiber officinale cultivar Zhangliang chromosome 3A, Zo_v1.1, whole genome shotgun sequence contains the following coding sequences:
- the LOC122051030 gene encoding uncharacterized protein LOC122051030 produces the protein MNSCGNQQNAFAACEETRPRFLAADHKAPTFFCPKPRRLIPLAVVAEPVPPFRWHSEDFPDSRAVEEDLVDLLLAKGGEHNRSDSSSPFFCGSPPSRASNPVVHDPRFGEDRPPAPAPAPFAPFPLTQSTAPMSPKHGCAHAKFGLLPAAVRVDGFDCLDRARRSCSGLTAVA, from the coding sequence ATGAACAGCTGCGGGAATCAGCAGAACGCCTTTGCCGCCTGCGAAGAGACGAGGCCGCGCTTCCTCGCCGCGGACCACAAAGCCCCGACCTTTTTTTGTCCCAAACCGCGCCGGCTCATCCCGCTCGCCGTCGTTGCGGAGCCTGTGCCTCCGTTCCGGTGGCACTCTGAGGATTTCCCCGATTCGAGGGCAGTGGAAGAAGACCTTGTCGATTTGCTTCTCGCAAAGGGTGGAGAGCACAACCGCTCGGATTCGAGTTCACCATTCTTCTGCGGCTCTCCGCCGAGTCGCGCCAGCAATCCGGTCGTCCACGACCCTCGATTCGGCGAGGACCGTCCGCCAGCGCCAGCGCCAGCGCCCTTCGCTCCGTTCCCGCTGACCCAATCCACGGCGCCCATGTCCCCCAAACACGGGTGCGCTCACGCCAAGTTTGGCCTTCTACCAGCAGCCGTTCGCGTCGACGGCTTTGATTGCCTCGACCGTGCTCGCCGGAGCTGCAGCGGCCTCACCGCTGTGGCCTAA